From a region of the Sinorhizobium sp. B11 genome:
- the groES gene encoding co-chaperone GroES, which yields MASTNFRPLHDRVVVRRVESEEKTKGGIIIPDTAKEKPQEGEIVAVGSGARDESGKVVALDVKAGDRVLFGKWSGTEVKINGEDLLIMKEADIMGIIG from the coding sequence ATGGCAAGCACCAATTTCCGCCCGCTTCACGATCGCGTCGTTGTCCGTCGCGTTGAATCCGAAGAGAAGACCAAGGGCGGCATCATCATCCCGGATACCGCTAAGGAAAAGCCGCAGGAAGGCGAAATCGTCGCTGTCGGCTCCGGCGCTCGTGACGAGTCCGGCAAGGTCGTAGCACTCGACGTCAAGGCTGGCGATCGCGTTCTGTTCGGCAAGTGGTCGGGCACCGAAGTCAAGATCAACGGCGAAGACCTTCTGATCATGAAGGAAGCCGACATCATGGGCATCATCGGCTAA
- a CDS encoding dihydrofolate reductase family protein — translation MVVRVDLMISLDGFATTTDQTPEVPFGEDWSRLVGSYVATRTFRERVFKDTSGAGTTGIDDDYAKAYFENVGAEIMGAGMFGLHNFPDDPDWRGWWGDEPPFQCPVFVLTHKPRPSLEMAGGTIFHFLATTPADALQRAVSVAGGKDVRVGGGATVVRDFLKAGLVDRLHVAIAPILLGRGIRLWDDLRGLEAGCTVTSETAPSGTIHLTFQR, via the coding sequence GTGGTAGTTCGTGTCGATCTCATGATCTCGCTCGATGGTTTCGCGACAACGACGGACCAGACGCCGGAAGTCCCGTTCGGAGAGGACTGGTCGCGTCTCGTCGGCTCATATGTAGCAACCCGCACCTTCCGCGAGCGCGTATTCAAGGATACCAGCGGGGCTGGGACGACAGGCATCGACGACGACTACGCGAAGGCGTATTTCGAAAATGTGGGGGCCGAGATCATGGGCGCCGGCATGTTCGGTCTCCACAATTTCCCCGACGATCCGGACTGGCGCGGCTGGTGGGGTGACGAGCCGCCGTTCCAGTGTCCGGTTTTCGTCCTCACCCACAAGCCACGCCCCTCCCTGGAGATGGCTGGCGGGACAATTTTCCATTTCCTCGCCACTACACCTGCCGATGCGCTACAGCGGGCTGTCAGTGTGGCGGGCGGCAAAGACGTGCGGGTTGGCGGCGGTGCTACCGTTGTTCGCGACTTCCTCAAGGCGGGCCTTGTCGATCGCCTTCATGTCGCTATCGCTCCGATCCTGCTCGGGCGCGGCATACGCCTGTGGGACGATCTGCGCGGCCTGGAAGCCGGCTGCACGGTGACGTCGGAAACCGCGCCGAGTGGCACCATCCACCTCACCTTCCAACGCTAG
- a CDS encoding metalloregulator ArsR/SmtB family transcription factor, which produces MPYHSTPLDLAFHALSDPTRRAVVSRLAAGEVPVSVLAEPFDMALPSFAQHLKVLEDCGLIASEKRGRSRWCRLVQARFDEAADWMEAERRRWTERLDRLEAYLDETQEDDEGHGKPV; this is translated from the coding sequence ATGCCCTACCACTCGACACCGCTCGACCTTGCCTTTCACGCTCTCAGCGACCCGACCCGCCGCGCGGTCGTCTCGCGCCTGGCTGCCGGCGAGGTACCGGTCAGCGTCCTGGCCGAGCCTTTCGACATGGCGCTGCCCTCCTTCGCCCAGCATCTCAAGGTGCTGGAGGATTGCGGGCTGATCGCCAGCGAGAAGCGCGGGCGCAGCCGCTGGTGCAGGCTGGTGCAGGCGCGCTTCGACGAGGCGGCGGACTGGATGGAAGCGGAGCGCCGGCGCTGGACCGAGCGGCTGGATCGGCTGGAAGCCTATTTGGACGAGACGCAAGAGGATGATGAAGGACATGGCAAACCCGTTTGA
- a CDS encoding SRPBCC family protein translates to MKDMANPFETWSLDREIVLVKLLNHPRDKVFAAWMDPKALAKWYGPTGLSIESHEADIREGGIWRFDMVGMFEGKEHRFANLMRFLEIVPNERIVMDYGTPDPDDPDRFRVTVTFDEQADGKTVLTLRQLHPSAKRRQVVIGFGAVEYGLQTLEGLAAWLDG, encoded by the coding sequence ATGAAGGACATGGCAAACCCGTTTGAGACCTGGTCGCTCGATCGCGAAATCGTGCTGGTCAAGCTGCTGAATCACCCACGCGACAAGGTCTTTGCCGCCTGGATGGATCCAAAGGCACTGGCCAAATGGTACGGCCCGACCGGCCTCAGCATCGAGAGCCACGAGGCCGATATCCGCGAGGGCGGGATCTGGCGCTTCGATATGGTGGGCATGTTCGAGGGCAAGGAGCATCGTTTCGCGAACCTCATGCGCTTTCTGGAGATCGTGCCGAACGAGCGGATCGTCATGGATTACGGCACGCCCGATCCTGATGACCCCGACCGTTTCCGCGTTACCGTGACCTTTGATGAGCAGGCCGACGGCAAGACCGTGTTGACCCTGCGCCAGCTCCACCCCAGTGCCAAGCGGCGTCAGGTGGTCATCGGTTTCGGCGCGGTGGAATACGGGCTGCAGACGCTCGAGGGCCTTGCCGCCTGGCTGGACGGCTGA